From a region of the Buchnera aphidicola (Aphis fabae) genome:
- the cysN gene encoding sulfate adenylyltransferase subunit CysN, with protein MNTNVNIKNINFYDHFKNWIYLNEKKTLLKFLTCGSVDDGKSTLIGRLLHDTKQIYDDQLSSLKKDSKRHGTQGENIDLALIVDGLQSEREQGITIDVAYRYFSTDKRKFIIADTPGHEQYTRNMVTGASTCDLSIILIDVKKGLSEQTYRHSFISALLGIKYLVVAVNKMDLVDYNEKIFLNIKKNFLLFCQKLPKNLKIFFVPISALTGENIVFSSQLMSWYKSNTLLDLLETIEIKDNIYSKEMRFPVQYVNRPNSNFRGYSGTLFSGTIQVDQLIKILPINITSSVSRILTFNQDLKTAYVGQAITIVLKDEIDISRGDFFVNVDSDLEPSQEAIIDIVWMSDDPLKIGKSYNVKLSGKKTRAYVKEILFQINVNTLVENQSNALKLNSIGRVKVVFSEAMLFDDYKKNKFTGNLIFIDFLKNTTVGAGMINKSSKNKNIVFKNNTQDFESDLYNLILKYFPHWNIKK; from the coding sequence ATGAATACTAATGTTAATATAAAAAATATCAATTTTTACGATCATTTTAAAAACTGGATATATTTAAATGAAAAAAAAACTTTATTAAAATTTTTAACATGTGGTAGTGTTGATGATGGAAAGAGTACATTAATTGGACGTTTATTACATGATACTAAGCAAATTTATGATGATCAATTATCTTCTTTAAAAAAAGATAGTAAACGTCATGGCACACAAGGAGAAAATATTGATCTTGCTCTTATAGTTGACGGATTACAATCAGAACGTGAACAAGGTATTACAATTGATGTAGCATATCGTTATTTCTCAACTGATAAACGAAAATTTATTATAGCAGATACACCAGGTCATGAACAATATACACGTAATATGGTTACAGGCGCCTCTACTTGTGATTTATCTATTATTTTAATTGATGTAAAAAAAGGGTTGTCAGAACAGACTTATCGACATAGTTTTATATCTGCTTTACTTGGAATAAAATATTTAGTAGTTGCAGTAAATAAAATGGATTTAGTTGATTATAATGAAAAAATATTTTTAAACATAAAAAAAAATTTTCTTTTGTTTTGTCAAAAACTTCCTAAAAATTTAAAAATTTTTTTTGTTCCTATATCTGCTTTAACAGGCGAAAATATTGTTTTTTCAAGTCAATTAATGTCTTGGTATAAAAGTAATACATTATTAGATCTTCTAGAAACAATTGAAATCAAAGATAATATTTATTCAAAAGAAATGAGATTTCCAGTGCAATATGTAAATCGACCAAATTCGAATTTTCGTGGTTATTCAGGTACTTTATTTTCTGGAACAATTCAAGTAGATCAATTGATAAAAATATTACCTATTAATATTACTTCATCTGTTTCTCGTATTTTAACGTTTAATCAAGATTTAAAAACAGCATATGTTGGACAAGCAATTACAATAGTTTTAAAAGATGAAATAGATATTAGTCGAGGAGATTTTTTTGTAAACGTTGATTCTGATTTAGAACCGTCTCAAGAAGCCATCATTGATATTGTATGGATGTCTGATGATCCTTTAAAAATAGGTAAATCATACAATGTAAAATTATCAGGCAAAAAAACACGTGCTTATGTTAAAGAAATTTTATTTCAAATTAATGTTAATACTTTAGTCGAAAATCAATCTAATGCATTAAAATTAAATAGTATTGGTAGAGTCAAAGTAGTATTTAGTGAAGCTATGTTATTTGATGATTATAAAAAAAATAAATTTACAGGTAATTTAATTTTTATTGATTTTTTAAAAAATACCACGGTTGGAGCAGGTATGATAAACAAATCCTCAAAGAATAAAAATATTGTTTTTAAAAATAATACACAAGATTTTGAATCAGATTTATATAATTTGATTTTAAAATATTTTCCACATTGGAATATAAAAAAGTAA
- the cysD gene encoding sulfate adenylyltransferase subunit CysD → MFKKNTTHLRQLESESIYIMREVIAEFENPVMLYSIGKDSSVMLHLAKKSFYPGRLPFPLLHIDTGWKFKEMYTFRDHIAKSDNLEVIIHYNMQGKLLGLDPFKDNNSKYTDIMKTEALKEAINKYKFDAAFGGARRDEEKSRSKERIYSFRDAFNQWDPKKQRPELWWNYNSQINKGENIRVFPLSNWTELDIWQYIFLEQIEIVPLYFAAIRPVLERNGVLLVINDKRIKLNSNEKINYKMVRFRTLGCWPLTSAIESTAQTLQDVIKETLITKTSERTGRSIDYDQKNSMEFKKRQGYF, encoded by the coding sequence ATGTTTAAAAAAAATACTACTCATCTACGTCAATTAGAATCAGAAAGTATTTATATAATGAGAGAAGTAATAGCAGAATTTGAAAATCCTGTCATGCTTTATTCTATTGGTAAAGATTCTTCTGTGATGTTACATCTTGCAAAAAAATCTTTTTATCCTGGGCGTTTACCATTTCCACTATTACATATAGACACTGGTTGGAAGTTTAAAGAAATGTATACTTTTAGAGATCATATTGCTAAAAGTGATAACTTAGAAGTTATTATACATTATAATATGCAAGGTAAGTTATTAGGTCTTGATCCTTTTAAAGATAATAACTCAAAATATACTGATATAATGAAAACAGAAGCATTAAAAGAAGCAATAAATAAATATAAGTTTGATGCTGCTTTTGGTGGCGCTAGAAGAGATGAAGAAAAATCTCGTTCTAAAGAGCGAATTTACTCATTTCGTGATGCTTTTAATCAATGGGACCCAAAAAAACAACGTCCAGAATTATGGTGGAATTATAACAGTCAAATAAATAAAGGAGAAAATATTCGTGTTTTTCCATTATCAAATTGGACTGAATTAGATATTTGGCAATATATTTTTTTAGAACAAATTGAAATTGTTCCTCTATATTTTGCAGCTATACGTCCAGTTTTAGAAAGAAATGGTGTTCTTTTAGTAATTAATGATAAACGTATTAAACTAAATTCAAATGAAAAAATTAATTATAAAATGGTTCGATTTAGAACATTAGGTTGTTGGCCTTTAACTAGTGCAATTGAATCAACTGCTCAAACTCTTCAAGATGTTATTAAAGAAACATTAATAACTAAAACTAGTGAACGAACAGGTCGATCTATTGATTATGATCAAAAAAATTCAATGGAATTTAAAAAAAGACAAGGTTACTTTTAA
- the cysG gene encoding siroheme synthase CysG, producing the protein MEYLPIFLDLKCKNTLVIGAGDIAFNKIKLLLRANAIINIIAKDLCSEIRYLLAQKKIFWIGQEFKISYLKNVFLVIAATNNTELNKTIFEKCSKLRILVNVVDDQSKCSFIFPSIIDRSPIILAISSGGTAPVLLRLLREKIEAILPKRLGNIANMAGKWRKIIKEKFSNVLERKRFWEKLFNSIFVQHIINGKEKKAISTIEKMITQPNTLIGEIILVGAGPGNSDLLTLRALQVMQEADVVLYDNLVSKDILNLIRRDAKCIYVGKRAGLKSITQKKIIKLLIFLAKQGKRVVRLKGGDAFIFGRGGEELEAAKNANINVQVVPGITAGIGVSAYAGIPLTHRDYAQGVIFITGCKCINNISNNWSVLSDPSYTLVVYMGSLKALEISKKLILHGRLKSTPIAIISQGTTINQQVLIGRLDEIDKIFKLTVSPTLLIIGPVVLLHRKLKWFKNLSNFNNLKTTSSVINI; encoded by the coding sequence GTGGAATATTTACCTATTTTTTTAGATTTAAAATGTAAAAATACATTAGTAATAGGAGCTGGTGACATTGCTTTTAATAAAATTAAATTATTATTACGTGCAAATGCTATAATTAACATTATTGCAAAAGATCTATGTTCTGAAATTAGATACTTATTAGCTCAAAAAAAAATATTTTGGATTGGTCAAGAATTTAAAATATCTTATTTAAAAAATGTTTTTTTAGTAATAGCAGCTACTAATAATACTGAGTTAAATAAAACAATCTTTGAAAAATGTAGTAAATTAAGAATATTAGTTAATGTAGTAGATGACCAATCAAAATGTTCTTTTATTTTTCCTTCTATTATCGATCGTTCTCCTATAATATTAGCTATTTCTTCAGGTGGAACAGCACCAGTTTTACTTCGTTTATTACGTGAAAAAATTGAAGCAATACTTCCAAAAAGATTAGGTAATATTGCTAATATGGCTGGGAAATGGAGAAAAATAATTAAAGAAAAATTTTCTAATGTTTTAGAAAGAAAACGTTTTTGGGAAAAACTATTTAATAGTATTTTTGTTCAACATATTATTAATGGAAAGGAAAAAAAAGCAATTTCTACTATAGAAAAAATGATTACACAACCGAATACATTAATAGGAGAAATTATCTTAGTTGGTGCTGGACCTGGAAATAGTGACTTATTAACTTTAAGAGCATTGCAAGTAATGCAAGAAGCAGATGTGGTTTTATATGATAATTTAGTTTCTAAAGATATATTAAATCTTATTCGTAGAGACGCAAAATGTATTTATGTTGGAAAACGTGCTGGATTAAAAAGTATTACTCAAAAAAAAATTATAAAGTTATTAATTTTTTTAGCTAAACAAGGTAAAAGAGTAGTGCGTTTAAAAGGAGGAGATGCTTTTATATTTGGTAGAGGAGGCGAAGAATTAGAAGCTGCAAAAAATGCAAATATTAATGTTCAAGTTGTTCCTGGGATTACTGCTGGAATTGGTGTTTCTGCTTATGCTGGTATACCATTAACACACCGTGATTATGCACAAGGAGTAATATTTATTACGGGTTGTAAATGTATCAATAATATTTCAAATAATTGGTCTGTTTTATCGGATCCTTCTTATACTTTAGTTGTTTATATGGGAAGTTTAAAAGCTTTAGAAATTTCTAAAAAACTCATTTTACATGGTCGTTTAAAATCTACTCCAATAGCGATTATTAGTCAAGGTACTACTATAAATCAACAAGTTCTGATAGGTCGTTTAGATGAAATTGATAAAATATTTAAACTTACTGTAAGTCCAACTTTATTAATTATCGGACCAGTAGTTCTATTGCATAGAAAACTAAAATGGTTTAAAAATCTTTCTAATTTTAATAATCTTAAGACTACCTCTTCAGTAATAAACATATAA
- a CDS encoding phosphoadenylyl-sulfate reductase yields the protein MHYFDYKNINILNFEKKKELLSECNILMSKYSAEKRISWALRKLPGIHVTSSSFGIQSVVLLHLIVKQEPNIPIILIDTGYLFPQTYHFIDIIKKKLNLNLKVFRSDISPAWQEARYGKLWEQGLKGIDLYNKINKIKPMELALKKLSVQTWFAGLRHQQSHSRSNLPYISIQKGVFKILPIVDWSNHEVYKYIKNNNLDNHPLLREGYVSVGDVHTTQKYTPGMLEEDTRFFGLKRECGLHNNKE from the coding sequence ATGCATTATTTTGATTATAAAAATATAAATATTTTAAATTTTGAAAAAAAAAAAGAATTGTTGTCTGAATGTAATATATTAATGTCTAAATATTCAGCAGAAAAACGTATATCTTGGGCTCTTAGAAAATTACCTGGTATACATGTAACATCATCTAGTTTTGGTATTCAATCAGTTGTATTGTTGCATCTTATAGTTAAACAAGAACCTAATATTCCGATTATATTAATTGATACAGGATACTTATTTCCTCAAACGTATCATTTTATTGATATAATTAAAAAAAAATTAAATTTAAATTTAAAAGTTTTTCGATCAGATATTTCACCAGCGTGGCAAGAAGCAAGATATGGAAAGTTATGGGAACAAGGATTAAAAGGAATTGATTTATATAATAAAATTAATAAAATAAAACCAATGGAGTTAGCTTTAAAAAAATTATCAGTACAAACATGGTTTGCAGGACTACGTCATCAACAGTCTCATAGTAGAAGTAATTTACCATATATTTCTATTCAAAAAGGAGTATTTAAAATACTTCCAATTGTAGATTGGTCTAATCATGAAGTTTATAAATATATAAAAAATAATAATTTAGATAATCATCCTCTATTAAGAGAAGGTTATGTATCTGTAGGAGATGTTCATACTACTCAAAAGTATACACCTGGTATGCTTGAAGAAGACACACGTTTTTTTGGTTTAAAACGTGAATGTGGATTACATAATAATAAAGAATAA
- the cysI gene encoding assimilatory sulfite reductase (NADPH) hemoprotein subunit has product MTKNFKKSSVTLTKEEYVKENSNYLRGTIVDDLKNEITNGFSGDNYSLIRFHGMYQQDDRDLRVERNEQKLEPRYAMMLRCRLPGGVISSTQWLKIDSFASNNTLYKTIRLTNRQTFQIHGILKKNLKNIHQILHKIGLDALGTANDVNRNVLCTSDPMESEAHQECYEWARKISNFLLPHTKAYAEIWLDQKKVFSTDHEPILGKTYLPRKFKTTVVIPPHNDVDLYANDMNFIAIIENTKIVGFNVLIGGGLSITHGNKKTWPFLALELGYITLDKTLSVAKAIVTTQRDWGNRTNRKNAKTRYTINNVGFNIFKKEVEKRANITFEPIRSYLFNTRGDKIGWKKDINNNWSLTIFVQNGRICDNNNQLLKSGLFKIATVHKGNFRLTSNQNIIISEISSENKNKIEKIAISYGLIKKISKLRENSMACVSFPTCPLAMAEAERILPFFITKLENIMLKYGMQKEIIIVRISGCPNGCGRSLLSEIGLIGKSIGKYNLYIGGNRIGSRIPKIYKENITEKEILVHLECLIKDWSIYRQENEDFGDFIIRKKIVKEVINPIHDFWN; this is encoded by the coding sequence ATGACAAAAAATTTTAAAAAATCATCTGTAACTCTTACTAAAGAAGAGTATGTTAAAGAAAATAGTAACTATCTTCGAGGAACTATTGTTGATGACTTAAAAAATGAAATTACCAATGGTTTTAGTGGAGATAATTATTCACTAATTCGATTTCATGGTATGTATCAACAAGATGATCGTGATCTTCGTGTAGAACGTAATGAACAAAAATTAGAACCGCGTTATGCTATGATGTTACGTTGTAGATTACCTGGTGGGGTTATATCATCTACACAATGGTTGAAAATTGATTCTTTTGCTAGTAACAATACGTTATATAAAACTATTCGATTAACTAATCGTCAAACTTTTCAAATACATGGTATTTTAAAAAAAAACTTAAAAAATATTCATCAAATATTACATAAAATAGGTTTAGATGCTTTAGGAACTGCAAATGATGTTAATAGAAATGTACTTTGTACATCTGATCCTATGGAATCTGAAGCTCATCAAGAATGCTATGAATGGGCTCGAAAAATTTCTAATTTTTTATTACCTCACACAAAAGCATATGCAGAAATTTGGTTGGATCAAAAAAAAGTTTTTAGTACTGATCATGAACCTATTCTTGGGAAAACGTATTTACCAAGAAAATTCAAAACAACAGTAGTTATACCTCCTCATAATGATGTAGATTTATATGCAAATGATATGAATTTTATAGCTATTATAGAAAATACTAAAATAGTAGGTTTTAATGTATTAATAGGAGGGGGACTATCTATTACTCATGGAAATAAAAAAACTTGGCCTTTTCTTGCTTTAGAATTAGGTTATATCACTCTTGATAAAACTTTATCTGTTGCTAAAGCTATAGTTACAACACAACGAGATTGGGGCAATCGAACTAATCGTAAAAATGCAAAAACTAGATATACTATAAACAATGTAGGGTTTAACATATTTAAAAAAGAAGTTGAAAAAAGAGCAAATATAACTTTTGAACCAATTCGTTCTTATTTATTTAATACTAGAGGAGATAAAATAGGGTGGAAAAAAGATATTAATAATAATTGGAGTTTAACAATATTTGTACAGAATGGACGTATATGTGATAATAATAATCAATTATTAAAATCGGGATTGTTTAAAATTGCAACTGTTCATAAGGGGAATTTTAGGTTAACATCTAATCAAAATATAATTATTTCAGAAATATCAAGTGAAAATAAAAATAAAATTGAAAAAATTGCCATATCCTATGGGTTAATTAAAAAAATTAGTAAATTACGTGAAAATTCTATGGCTTGCGTTTCTTTCCCAACCTGTCCTTTAGCAATGGCAGAAGCAGAACGTATATTACCTTTTTTCATTACTAAACTAGAAAATATCATGTTAAAATATGGAATGCAAAAAGAAATAATTATTGTACGTATTTCAGGATGCCCAAATGGTTGTGGAAGATCTTTGTTATCTGAAATTGGTTTGATCGGAAAATCTATAGGTAAATATAATTTATATATAGGTGGAAATAGGATAGGTAGTAGAATTCCGAAAATATATAAAGAAAATATTACAGAAAAAGAAATTTTAGTACATTTAGAATGTTTAATAAAAGATTGGTCTATTTATCGTCAAGAAAATGAAGATTTTGGTGATTTTATTATTAGAAAAAAAATTGTGAAAGAAGTAATCAATCCTATTCATGACTTTTGGAATTAA
- a CDS encoding assimilatory sulfite reductase (NADPH) flavoprotein subunit, whose amino-acid sequence MKNENPFDSMFPLSLEQIDLLKKFEQNFSKIQFSWLSGYFWHLANQDYSNVEKNTNTFSSEQKKIDNNIITIISASQTGNARLLSERLNKYLNDHNKKNYLVNASDYNFKKINNEKFLILIISTQGEGEPPEEALSLYKFIMSKRAPKLNNLQYSVFALGDSSYNLFCQAGKDFDKRFDELGGKKLLNRLDVDIEYEDDYIKWSKELLITINKIDISFSTSFASKKDFFSNKTSIYTKYNPAIATILTNQKITGRNSTKDIRHIELNISNLNLKYTPGDALGIWYQNNNDLVKKILKLLSIKTSDVIKIKNKNINISDALKNNFELTNNTKNIVKKYADITQNKFLKEIILSDKDLDNYVKNTPLINMIIDYPQKIDSQKFVDILRPLTPRLYSISSSQSEINDEIHITVSVVKKIISGCVHLGGASGYLSELLNIDDPVKVFVEKNNNFRLPQNINTPIIMIGSGTGIAPYRSFIQQRDNDNATGENWIFFGNPNFTEDFLYQIEWQKYLKNRILTKMTLAWSRDQEKKIYIQDKIRENGQEIWKWIEKNAHIYICGNASKMAKDVEEALLDIISQNGSMSIESSNEFLNNLRLNKRYQRDVY is encoded by the coding sequence ATGAAGAATGAAAATCCTTTTGATTCTATGTTTCCATTAAGCTTAGAGCAAATAGATCTTTTAAAAAAATTTGAACAAAATTTCTCTAAAATTCAATTTTCTTGGCTTTCAGGTTATTTTTGGCATTTAGCTAATCAAGATTATTCTAATGTTGAAAAAAATACAAATACATTCTCTTCAGAGCAAAAAAAAATAGATAATAATATTATTACAATTATATCAGCTTCTCAAACTGGTAATGCTCGACTACTTTCAGAACGTCTTAATAAATATTTAAACGATCACAATAAAAAAAATTATTTAGTTAATGCTTCTGATTATAATTTTAAAAAAATAAACAATGAAAAGTTTTTAATATTAATAATTTCTACTCAAGGTGAAGGTGAACCTCCTGAAGAAGCTTTATCTTTATATAAATTTATTATGTCCAAAAGAGCTCCTAAATTAAATAATCTTCAGTATAGTGTGTTTGCTTTAGGAGACAGTTCTTATAATTTATTTTGTCAAGCTGGAAAAGATTTTGATAAAAGATTTGATGAATTAGGAGGTAAAAAATTACTTAATCGATTAGATGTTGATATTGAATATGAAGATGATTATATTAAATGGTCTAAAGAACTATTAATTACAATTAATAAAATAGATATATCTTTTTCTACTTCTTTTGCTTCAAAAAAAGATTTTTTTTCTAATAAAACTAGTATATATACAAAATATAATCCTGCTATAGCAACTATATTAACTAATCAAAAAATCACTGGTCGGAATTCAACTAAAGATATTCGTCATATTGAATTAAATATTAGTAATTTAAATCTTAAATATACACCTGGTGATGCATTAGGTATATGGTATCAAAACAATAATGATTTAGTAAAAAAAATATTAAAATTGTTATCTATAAAAACATCCGATGTAATTAAAATTAAAAATAAAAATATAAATATTTCTGATGCTTTAAAAAATAATTTTGAGCTAACTAATAATACTAAGAATATCGTAAAGAAATATGCTGATATTACACAAAATAAATTTTTAAAAGAAATAATATTAAGTGATAAAGATTTAGATAATTATGTAAAAAATACACCTTTAATTAATATGATTATCGATTATCCTCAAAAAATTGATTCTCAAAAATTTGTTGATATTTTACGTCCTTTAACTCCTAGATTATATTCTATTTCTTCATCACAATCTGAAATTAATGATGAAATTCATATTACAGTTAGTGTTGTTAAAAAAATTATATCTGGTTGTGTACATTTAGGTGGGGCCTCAGGTTATTTATCAGAGTTATTAAATATTGATGATCCAGTAAAAGTTTTTGTTGAGAAAAATAATAATTTTCGATTACCTCAAAATATAAATACACCAATTATTATGATTGGATCAGGAACTGGTATAGCTCCATATCGATCATTTATACAACAACGAGATAACGATAATGCTACTGGAGAAAATTGGATATTTTTTGGAAACCCGAATTTTACTGAAGATTTCTTATATCAAATAGAATGGCAAAAATATTTAAAGAATAGGATTCTTACTAAAATGACTTTAGCATGGTCAAGAGATCAAGAAAAAAAAATATATATACAAGATAAAATAAGAGAAAATGGACAAGAAATATGGAAGTGGATAGAAAAAAATGCACACATATATATATGTGGAAATGCCTCTAAAATGGCTAAAGATGTTGAAGAAGCACTTTTAGATATTATCAGTCAAAATGGAAGTATGAGTATAGAAAGTTCAAATGAATTTTTAAATAATTTACGTTTAAATAAACGTTATCAAAGGGATGTATATTAA
- the mutS gene encoding DNA mismatch repair protein MutS — protein MTKDKFFSKNNTHTPMIKQYLSLKSKYPDMLLFYQMGDFYELFYDDAKRISKLLKITLTKKGYSNNNIIPMAGVPCHTAEYYLAKLVKLGESIAICDQIKDEIFENKLIHRKVVRIITPGTITDEAFLEDNQDNFIGSIWKEKNKFGYAILDLSLGFFGVSEHCSISSLLSEIERTNPKELLHSDNFEDVQLIPKKSCLRNRPLSDFDLDSSYKLLNFQFKTCTLDGFGIKKNHFIIRPAGCLLQYTKLMHMSLLPHIQEIKVNYIKNDIAMNSSTRKSLEITENILGENHHTLFSILNRTVTSMGGRLLNRWLKSPLKNYELVKNRQKIIKLIQPYYQEIQGVLRQVSDLERICSRLALRTALPRDFTRFRSTLEILPDLHIILKKINSKNIKEIRIKISDLNTIKILLQKSIKLKVPASIRDGDVIAPDYNKELDNLRSLEENSQNYLKNFEIEEKKRLMIESFKLGYNKIIGYYIQVSKRHAELVPKCYIKIQTLKNIERYHIPLLKQYEEKVIYSKFQALLLEKKLYLELFDIIDPFLSQIKNTSLALSELDVLVNLAERAISLNYVCPKMTKKYGISLLDSRHPVIEYYSKNPFINNSVLLSKKQRMLLITGPNMGGKSTYMRQVAIIVIMACIGSFVPAKYAYIGPVDQIFTRIGAADDLTNGCSTFMMEMTEISNILNNATSFSLVLIDELGRGTSTNDGLALAWACSDYLISKNKSMILFSTHFVELTKLEVFYKYIQNIYFHAIEYEDNIVFLYKVKHGISQKSYGISVASLSGMPGIVVKNAKLKLIELEGK, from the coding sequence ATGACAAAAGATAAATTTTTTTCTAAAAATAATACTCATACTCCCATGATAAAACAGTATTTGTCTTTAAAATCAAAATATCCTGATATGTTGCTTTTTTATCAAATGGGTGATTTTTATGAATTATTTTATGATGACGCAAAACGTATTTCAAAACTTTTAAAAATTACATTAACGAAAAAAGGTTACTCAAATAATAATATTATACCGATGGCTGGAGTCCCATGTCATACTGCAGAATATTATCTTGCTAAACTTGTAAAATTAGGAGAATCTATTGCAATATGCGATCAAATTAAAGATGAAATTTTTGAAAATAAATTAATTCATCGTAAAGTAGTTCGAATTATTACCCCTGGTACTATTACCGATGAAGCTTTTCTTGAAGATAATCAAGATAATTTTATTGGATCAATTTGGAAAGAAAAAAATAAATTTGGATATGCTATTTTAGATCTTTCTTTAGGTTTTTTTGGTGTTTCTGAACATTGTTCTATAAGTTCTTTGCTTTCAGAGATTGAACGTACGAATCCAAAGGAATTATTACATTCAGATAATTTTGAAGATGTTCAATTAATTCCAAAAAAAAGTTGTTTACGTAATCGTCCTCTATCTGATTTTGATTTAGATAGTTCATATAAGTTGTTAAACTTTCAATTTAAAACTTGTACTTTAGATGGATTTGGTATTAAAAAAAATCATTTTATTATACGTCCTGCTGGATGTTTATTACAATATACTAAATTAATGCATATGAGTCTTTTACCTCATATTCAAGAGATAAAAGTTAATTATATAAAAAACGATATTGCTATGAATTCTAGCACTCGTAAAAGTCTTGAAATTACTGAAAATATTTTAGGAGAAAATCATCATACTTTATTTTCTATATTAAATAGAACAGTAACTTCTATGGGTGGAAGATTGTTAAATAGATGGTTAAAATCTCCATTAAAAAATTATGAGTTAGTTAAAAATCGTCAAAAAATAATTAAACTAATTCAACCATATTATCAAGAAATACAAGGTGTTTTACGTCAAGTTAGTGACTTAGAAAGAATATGTTCAAGATTAGCTTTACGCACTGCTTTACCTCGAGATTTTACACGATTTCGTTCGACGTTAGAAATACTTCCTGATTTACATATAATACTAAAAAAAATAAATTCTAAAAATATTAAAGAAATACGCATAAAGATTAGTGATTTAAATACAATAAAAATATTATTACAAAAATCTATTAAGTTAAAAGTTCCTGCATCTATTCGAGATGGAGATGTAATAGCACCTGATTATAATAAAGAACTTGATAATTTACGATCTTTAGAAGAAAATTCACAAAACTATTTAAAAAACTTTGAAATTGAAGAGAAAAAAAGATTAATGATTGAGTCTTTTAAATTAGGTTATAATAAAATTATTGGATATTATATTCAAGTTAGTAAACGTCATGCTGAATTAGTGCCAAAATGTTATATTAAAATACAAACTTTAAAAAATATAGAACGTTATCATATTCCATTATTAAAACAATATGAAGAAAAAGTTATTTATTCAAAATTTCAAGCTTTACTTTTAGAAAAAAAACTATACTTAGAATTATTTGATATTATTGATCCGTTTTTATCTCAAATAAAAAATACTTCTTTGGCGTTATCAGAATTAGATGTATTAGTAAATTTAGCTGAACGTGCGATATCTTTAAATTATGTCTGTCCTAAAATGACTAAAAAATATGGTATTTCTTTATTAGATAGTCGGCATCCAGTGATAGAATATTATTCAAAAAATCCGTTTATAAATAACTCGGTTTTATTATCTAAAAAGCAACGAATGTTACTTATTACTGGTCCTAATATGGGTGGTAAAAGCACCTATATGAGACAAGTAGCTATTATTGTAATAATGGCATGCATAGGTAGTTTTGTTCCAGCAAAGTATGCCTATATTGGTCCAGTTGATCAGATTTTTACACGTATTGGTGCTGCAGATGATTTAACCAATGGATGTTCAACATTTATGATGGAGATGACAGAAATATCTAACATTTTGAATAATGCCACTTCTTTTAGTTTAGTTTTAATAGATGAGTTAGGAAGAGGAACATCTACTAATGATGGATTGGCTCTGGCTTGGGCATGTTCTGATTATCTTATTTCTAAAAATAAATCTATGATTTTATTTTCAACTCATTTTGTTGAACTTACAAAGTTAGAAGTATTTTATAAATATATACAAAATATTTATTTTCATGCAATTGAATATGAAGATAATATAGTTTTTTTATATAAAGTTAAACATGGAATATCACAGAAAAGTTATGGTATATCAGTCGCTTCACTATCTGGAATGCCAGGTATAGTAGTAAAGAATGCAAAATTAAAATTAATTGAATTAGAAGGTAAATAG